A window from Chryseobacterium vaccae encodes these proteins:
- a CDS encoding zinc-dependent metalloprotease produces MKKTFLYGAMLFSLSLSAQQKQRICGFEETLKSQDRENPGMRKVFDQLVKKIQAERKANPLSVSAKKVNDVYEIPVVVHVIEGNDPQFARTDAQIQTWIENANKMYAGTHPWPAPGTPGAPAADFGTPAVFPIKLVLAKRSPNCTATTGIVRYNATSLPGYNASGMAYQTTTGASRNAIKGLAPHWPEASYFNIYLITQFNGDPSPNEGLMGFAAFPNNLDSNYESFMKAGVVTNAYDTTFAHEFGHAMGLYHTFQGGTYDAIPGDPDYCPPTTTNCESDDDGVCDTERSGSGYWAWPVPTNSATNTCTGANYQGVQYNMMNYSNSTAQKFTAGQGERIQDLFMLIRSSLTTSKGGTALPATSVSTAPIAATCNPTGVTNPSNGGASGDDIFLAGPTSVKLGQINNASAPTWPGDIRYYIDYSQGCLANGYTPLLVGQQQTIEVGFIQGLSVSQSIRVWIDYNNNGTFEATELVATGNNVPTNADFEGTFTANFTPPATATMNTPLRMRVLADVNGSYTPCGQLNYGQIEDYSVKLVTTLGTSEVKADNDDLVIYPNPVATGDKVFIKAKNGKNLKISISDMSGRLVASPSVTEERNGIYKIDQQLEKGVYMVQISNGKESKTSKLIIK; encoded by the coding sequence ATGAAGAAAACTTTCCTTTATGGAGCTATGCTGTTTTCACTTTCTCTATCTGCACAACAGAAACAGAGAATATGTGGATTTGAAGAAACTTTAAAATCTCAGGATAGAGAAAATCCTGGAATGAGAAAGGTTTTTGACCAGTTGGTTAAAAAGATTCAGGCAGAAAGAAAAGCAAATCCTCTATCTGTATCTGCTAAAAAAGTGAATGATGTTTATGAAATTCCAGTAGTTGTTCACGTGATTGAGGGGAATGATCCTCAGTTTGCAAGAACTGATGCTCAGATTCAGACCTGGATAGAGAATGCTAATAAGATGTATGCTGGTACCCATCCTTGGCCAGCTCCTGGAACACCTGGTGCACCAGCTGCTGATTTTGGTACTCCCGCAGTATTTCCTATTAAATTAGTTTTGGCAAAAAGAAGTCCGAACTGTACTGCTACAACAGGTATTGTAAGATATAACGCAACTTCTCTTCCTGGGTACAATGCATCCGGAATGGCATACCAAACAACTACTGGAGCATCCAGGAATGCTATTAAAGGATTAGCTCCCCACTGGCCGGAAGCCTCTTATTTTAATATTTATCTGATTACTCAGTTTAATGGAGATCCTAGCCCTAACGAGGGTTTAATGGGATTTGCAGCCTTCCCGAACAATTTGGATAGTAACTATGAGTCTTTTATGAAGGCAGGAGTAGTAACTAATGCTTATGATACAACGTTTGCTCATGAATTTGGTCATGCAATGGGATTATATCATACTTTTCAAGGAGGTACTTATGATGCTATACCAGGAGATCCAGATTATTGTCCTCCAACAACAACAAACTGTGAAAGTGATGATGATGGAGTGTGTGACACTGAAAGATCAGGAAGTGGTTATTGGGCGTGGCCGGTTCCTACTAATTCTGCAACGAATACATGTACTGGGGCAAACTATCAGGGTGTACAATATAATATGATGAATTATTCTAACTCAACTGCTCAGAAATTTACAGCTGGACAAGGGGAGAGAATACAGGATTTATTCATGTTGATCAGAAGCAGCTTAACAACCTCTAAGGGAGGAACAGCACTTCCTGCTACATCTGTTTCTACTGCACCTATTGCAGCTACATGTAACCCTACAGGTGTTACTAATCCTAGTAATGGAGGGGCTTCAGGAGATGATATTTTCTTGGCAGGTCCAACATCTGTAAAATTAGGACAGATTAATAATGCATCTGCTCCTACCTGGCCAGGTGATATCAGATATTATATAGATTATTCTCAAGGTTGTCTTGCAAATGGTTATACTCCTTTATTAGTGGGACAACAGCAGACCATTGAGGTAGGATTTATACAAGGACTTAGCGTAAGCCAGTCAATCAGAGTTTGGATTGATTATAACAATAATGGAACTTTCGAAGCTACTGAGTTAGTTGCTACGGGTAATAATGTTCCAACCAATGCTGATTTTGAGGGAACTTTTACAGCTAACTTTACCCCTCCGGCAACTGCAACAATGAACACGCCGCTTCGTATGAGAGTTTTAGCTGATGTAAATGGTTCTTATACTCCTTGTGGACAGCTAAACTATGGACAGATTGAAGATTATTCTGTAAAATTGGTAACAACCCTTGGAACAAGCGAAGTAAAAGCTGATAATGATGACCTAGTGATTTATCCTAATCCGGTAGCTACAGGAGATAAGGTATTCATTAAAGCTAAAAATGGCAAGAATCTGAAAATTTCAATCTCTGATATGTCAGGAAGACTTGTTGCAAGTCCATCTGTAACTGAAGAAAGAAACGGAATCTACAAAATTGACCAGCAACTTGAAAAAGGAGTTTATATGGTACAGATTTCCAATGGAAAAGAAAGCAAAACTTCCAAACTGATCATTAAATAA
- a CDS encoding T9SS type A sorting domain-containing protein: MMKSLYLLALVLGGSVSAQTITFNGCHNLFDNQNFVFTKTGVDAQNKNIYITTPVDGQPCGGLGSCEFKIQWNNSLSRWEFLADDGDGDFATPNLIYYNSTGNNTSPRPPSNTFGLWVENTAITSGQCGGNLNGTNSTMTGDVHSTSLGTSELTATKIRIFPNPTSDVIYISGINDGKAIQIYNIDGRLVNSEGFAEKINVSKLSTGTYLLVVTTKNFEKLEFKFVKK; this comes from the coding sequence ATGATGAAAAGTTTATACTTATTAGCCCTGGTTCTGGGTGGCTCAGTCTCTGCACAGACGATTACTTTCAATGGCTGTCATAATTTGTTTGACAATCAGAATTTCGTATTCACTAAAACCGGAGTTGATGCCCAAAATAAGAATATCTACATCACAACACCGGTGGATGGACAACCTTGCGGAGGATTAGGCTCCTGCGAATTTAAAATTCAATGGAATAATTCTTTATCAAGATGGGAATTCCTTGCGGATGACGGTGACGGAGATTTTGCAACTCCTAATCTGATCTACTATAATTCTACCGGGAACAATACCAGTCCGAGACCGCCAAGTAATACATTTGGATTGTGGGTTGAAAACACTGCCATTACCAGTGGACAATGCGGAGGAAATCTCAACGGAACCAATTCCACAATGACGGGTGATGTACACAGTACCTCATTGGGAACTTCAGAACTTACAGCCACGAAAATCCGAATTTTCCCGAACCCGACTTCAGATGTGATCTATATTTCCGGAATTAACGATGGTAAAGCCATACAAATCTATAATATAGACGGAAGGCTTGTAAACTCAGAAGGATTTGCTGAAAAAATTAATGTCTCAAAGCTTTCTACAGGAACCTATCTTTTAGTTGTTACTACTAAAAATTTCGAAAAACTTGAATTCAAATTTGTAAAGAAATAG
- the guaB gene encoding IMP dehydrogenase gives MSIHNKIVETAITFDDVLLVPAYSEVLPNQVSLKSRLTDKITLNVPIVSAAMDTVTEADLAIALARVGGLGFIHKNMPIAEQAAQVNRVKRSENGMISDPVTLSKDHTLGQAKEMMAKFKISGLPVVDTDNVLIGIITNRDVKYQENLDMKVEEIMTKDNLITSDKDTNLEKAKEILLKNRVEKLPIVDKDNKLVGLITIKDIDNQLEYPNANKDNNGRLIVGAGVGVGEDTLDRIAALVQAGVDIIGIDSAHGHSKGVLDKISEIRKAYPDLDIVGGNIVTAEAAEDLIKAGANVLKVGVGPGSICTTRVVAGVGVPQLSAIYNVYEYAKTKNVAVIADGGIKLSGDIVKAIASGAGAVMLGSLLAGTDEAPGEEIIFQGRKFKTYQGMGSLSAMKRGGKERYFQSEAKKFVPEGIEGRVPSKGKLEDVIFQLTGGLRAGMGYCGAKDVEALQKDTKMVMITGSGLKESHPHDVIITQEAPNYSL, from the coding sequence ATGTCTATTCATAACAAAATTGTAGAGACAGCCATCACTTTCGATGACGTTCTTCTAGTCCCTGCTTATTCAGAAGTTTTACCTAACCAGGTATCATTAAAATCAAGACTTACCGACAAAATTACGCTGAATGTTCCGATCGTTTCCGCTGCAATGGACACCGTTACAGAAGCTGATCTTGCTATTGCTCTAGCAAGAGTGGGAGGGTTAGGATTTATCCATAAAAATATGCCGATTGCCGAGCAGGCAGCACAGGTAAACAGAGTAAAACGCTCCGAAAACGGGATGATCTCAGATCCAGTAACCCTTTCTAAAGATCATACTCTTGGCCAGGCCAAAGAGATGATGGCGAAGTTCAAAATTTCAGGTCTTCCGGTGGTAGATACAGATAATGTTCTTATCGGTATCATCACCAACAGAGATGTAAAATATCAGGAGAATCTTGATATGAAAGTAGAAGAGATCATGACCAAAGATAATCTGATCACTTCTGATAAAGATACCAACCTTGAGAAAGCAAAAGAAATCCTTCTTAAGAACAGAGTGGAAAAGCTTCCGATTGTTGATAAAGACAATAAACTGGTAGGCCTAATTACCATCAAAGATATTGATAATCAACTTGAATACCCGAATGCAAACAAAGATAACAACGGTCGTCTTATTGTAGGTGCCGGTGTAGGAGTAGGAGAAGATACTCTGGACAGAATTGCAGCTCTGGTTCAGGCAGGTGTTGATATTATCGGTATTGATTCTGCTCACGGACATTCAAAAGGAGTTTTGGATAAAATCTCAGAAATCAGAAAAGCATATCCGGATCTGGATATTGTAGGTGGAAATATTGTAACAGCTGAAGCTGCAGAAGATCTGATTAAAGCAGGAGCCAATGTTTTAAAAGTAGGAGTAGGCCCTGGCTCTATTTGTACAACGAGAGTTGTGGCAGGAGTAGGAGTACCTCAGTTATCTGCCATCTATAACGTTTACGAATATGCTAAAACTAAAAATGTAGCAGTAATCGCAGACGGAGGAATTAAACTTTCCGGAGATATTGTAAAAGCTATTGCAAGTGGAGCAGGAGCAGTAATGCTAGGATCACTGTTAGCAGGAACCGACGAAGCACCGGGTGAAGAAATTATTTTCCAGGGAAGAAAATTCAAAACATACCAGGGAATGGGAAGTCTTTCCGCAATGAAGAGAGGAGGAAAAGAAAGGTATTTCCAGAGTGAAGCTAAAAAATTCGTTCCGGAAGGAATTGAAGGAAGAGTTCCAAGCAAAGGAAAGCTGGAAGATGTAATTTTCCAACTGACAGGAGGCTTAAGAGCCGGTATGGGATACTGTGGTGCTAAAGATGTTGAAGCGTTACAGAAAGATACCAAAATGGTGATGATCACAGGAAGCGGATTAAAAGAATCCCACCCTCATGACGTGATTATCACGCAGGAAGCTCCGAATTATTCTTTATAA
- a CDS encoding phage tail protein, which translates to MKNFIIACTLLICSAFNSTLKAQVEPYLGQIIFVPYSRVPNGWAECNGQLMSISQNTALFSLLGTTFGGDGVNTFALPDMRGRSMIGQGQGPGLSNYVVGQNGGSESVTLLSSQMPAHSHTINAVTSEGNENTPTGNLPADTKILDKEYSSANANTTMKATMVNPTGGNLPHENRSPFLAIRCLIALQGIYPSFN; encoded by the coding sequence ATGAAAAACTTTATTATTGCATGTACACTGCTAATCTGCAGTGCATTTAATTCTACTTTAAAAGCTCAGGTTGAACCTTATTTAGGACAAATTATTTTTGTTCCTTACAGCAGGGTTCCGAATGGATGGGCTGAATGCAACGGCCAACTGATGTCCATTAGTCAGAATACGGCACTTTTTTCTCTGTTAGGAACTACTTTCGGGGGTGACGGGGTTAATACTTTTGCTTTACCTGATATGAGGGGAAGATCCATGATTGGGCAAGGCCAGGGACCAGGGCTCAGTAATTATGTTGTAGGGCAAAATGGAGGCTCAGAGTCCGTAACCTTATTATCTTCTCAGATGCCTGCCCACTCACACACTATCAATGCAGTAACTTCAGAAGGTAACGAGAATACCCCTACTGGTAATCTTCCGGCAGACACTAAAATTCTGGATAAGGAATACTCCAGCGCGAATGCCAATACTACCATGAAAGCCACCATGGTAAACCCTACGGGAGGCAACCTGCCTCATGAAAACCGATCGCCTTTCCTTGCCATAAGATGCCTTATAGCATTACAGGGAATTTATCCATCTTTTAATTAA
- a CDS encoding KTSC domain-containing protein translates to MPSSVVNSFIYFPETEILRIIYQSGAVYDYFKVPFSIYNKFSAAKSKGKFLNTVIKPRFRYTKKAN, encoded by the coding sequence ATGCCCTCAAGTGTTGTCAATAGTTTTATTTATTTCCCGGAAACTGAAATATTGAGAATTATATATCAGTCAGGAGCTGTATATGATTATTTTAAAGTTCCGTTCTCTATTTATAATAAATTCAGCGCTGCAAAATCTAAAGGGAAGTTCTTGAATACTGTAATAAAGCCCAGATTCAGGTATACTAAAAAAGCAAACTGA
- a CDS encoding AAA family ATPase — protein MIIDKEEIQKKKKKLDDCKTFLKKEFIGIDKIIDDLMEYIQIWYLIPEILTRPVVINLWGMTGVGKTDLVRKTVSYLGFQNRFVEIELSNNDETSWSKSVSDIFQSNRLSDEKPSIVLFDEIQRFNTIEADGTPVPQTRYTDFWELLSDGRLSKRERDDLEHYLFSYLLRKKENERRKGNGETEVEENPYLNLWDAKELKKYLSMEDDVMSIIDMKEEDMIKLILKKQKEKKIYEPVDYSKMLIIISGNLDEAFQMSRETSEADIDANIFHAFTKKITVVDIKNALSRKFRPEQVARFGNIHLIYFSLRTEDFQKLIQREINNLKQKTKSKFGISLKINKSINALIYRNGVFPVQGVRPVFSSVVDILDTNLSKFLFEAITHDDKTIEINYLDQQKAIAGKVGSKIIEIPYTGRIDSIRQSNQPDTVANISVHECGHAVSYILYTGFAPLQLKSKVASSYAAGFTFPHQIHDTKESILNRIKIYLAGGIAEEIIFGEKNASIGRSHDREQATALAADYIRKYGFDEEYQACYSLEDYPHRMQQHLTDAKIEKLMQELVQKTREDLLIHLDLLKEMSRELSQKGSMQPKEIYDTAKKYNLDIRIREEGYLHITNYNAMLDSL, from the coding sequence ATGATTATTGATAAAGAAGAGATTCAGAAGAAAAAGAAAAAGCTGGACGACTGCAAAACATTCCTGAAAAAAGAATTCATCGGGATAGACAAAATTATTGATGATTTAATGGAATATATCCAGATCTGGTATCTGATTCCGGAAATCCTTACACGCCCTGTTGTGATCAATCTATGGGGTATGACCGGAGTTGGAAAAACAGATCTGGTGAGAAAAACCGTAAGTTATCTTGGATTTCAGAACCGTTTTGTGGAGATTGAGCTTAGCAATAATGATGAAACTTCCTGGAGCAAAAGCGTTTCTGATATTTTCCAGAGCAACCGCCTCAGTGATGAAAAACCAAGCATTGTACTCTTTGATGAGATCCAGCGTTTCAACACCATTGAAGCCGACGGAACCCCTGTTCCCCAAACACGATACACTGATTTCTGGGAACTTCTGAGTGACGGGCGCCTGAGCAAAAGAGAACGCGACGATCTGGAGCATTATCTGTTTTCCTACCTTCTCCGTAAAAAGGAAAATGAACGGCGGAAAGGAAACGGAGAAACAGAAGTGGAAGAAAATCCATATCTGAATCTATGGGACGCCAAAGAGCTTAAAAAATACCTCAGCATGGAAGATGATGTGATGAGCATCATCGATATGAAAGAGGAAGATATGATTAAGCTGATCCTAAAAAAGCAGAAAGAGAAAAAGATTTACGAACCTGTAGATTACAGTAAAATGCTGATCATTATCAGCGGAAATCTTGATGAAGCTTTTCAAATGTCCCGTGAAACCAGTGAAGCAGATATAGATGCTAACATTTTCCATGCTTTCACTAAGAAAATAACCGTAGTGGATATTAAAAATGCATTATCCAGAAAGTTTCGTCCTGAGCAGGTGGCAAGATTTGGAAATATTCACCTGATCTATTTTTCTTTACGAACAGAAGATTTTCAGAAGCTAATCCAAAGAGAAATCAATAATCTCAAACAAAAAACAAAGTCAAAGTTTGGAATCAGTTTAAAAATAAACAAAAGTATCAATGCCCTTATCTACAGAAACGGAGTATTCCCGGTACAGGGTGTGCGTCCCGTTTTCAGCAGTGTTGTTGATATTCTGGATACCAACCTCAGCAAATTCCTTTTTGAAGCGATTACCCATGATGACAAAACCATAGAAATTAATTATCTGGATCAGCAGAAAGCTATTGCCGGAAAGGTTGGAAGCAAAATCATCGAAATTCCCTATACAGGAAGAATTGACAGTATTCGCCAGTCTAATCAGCCGGATACAGTGGCTAACATCAGCGTGCATGAATGTGGTCATGCTGTTTCCTATATTTTGTATACCGGTTTTGCTCCGTTACAGCTCAAAAGTAAGGTGGCCAGCAGCTATGCGGCCGGATTTACTTTTCCACACCAGATTCACGATACTAAAGAAAGTATTTTGAACAGGATAAAAATTTATCTGGCAGGAGGAATTGCAGAAGAAATTATTTTTGGGGAGAAAAATGCCAGTATAGGAAGAAGCCATGATCGAGAACAGGCAACAGCCCTTGCTGCAGATTATATCCGAAAATATGGTTTTGATGAAGAATACCAGGCATGTTATAGTCTTGAAGATTATCCGCATCGCATGCAACAACATCTCACTGATGCAAAAATTGAAAAGCTGATGCAGGAACTTGTACAAAAAACAAGGGAGGACCTTCTCATTCATCTTGATCTTTTAAAAGAAATGAGCCGAGAGCTCAGCCAGAAGGGAAGCATGCAGCCTAAAGAAATTTATGATACAGCTAAAAAATACAATCTGGACATCAGAATAAGAGAGGAAGGTTATCTTCATATTACGAATTATAACGCAATGCTTGACTCTCTATAA
- a CDS encoding DUF4252 domain-containing protein, translating to MKTLKNIFCAILAIIMLQSCAVSGKPNMAFFKDKDYDFEGARFLSVNVPMFLAKPYIKKALREDGENEDVINLVKKISKIKVMTVENGSSSMLKDYADYLNRNNYEEWATIKHDGDNVNIRVKQNGDAIKNMLITVNSAKDLVFVDVKGNFTPDDISKMINAASDK from the coding sequence GCTATTCTGGCTATCATCATGCTTCAGTCATGTGCAGTATCCGGAAAACCGAATATGGCTTTCTTTAAAGATAAAGATTATGATTTTGAAGGAGCCCGGTTTCTAAGTGTGAATGTTCCTATGTTTCTTGCCAAGCCTTACATTAAAAAAGCATTGAGAGAAGATGGTGAAAATGAAGACGTAATCAACCTGGTTAAAAAGATTTCCAAGATAAAGGTGATGACGGTTGAAAATGGCAGCAGTTCAATGCTGAAAGACTATGCTGATTACCTGAACCGGAATAATTATGAAGAATGGGCCACCATCAAACATGACGGCGATAATGTAAATATCCGGGTAAAACAAAACGGTGATGCCATTAAGAATATGCTGATTACGGTCAACTCAGCTAAAGATCTGGTCTTTGTAGATGTTAAAGGAAACTTTACGCCTGACGATATTTCAAAGATGATCAATGCTGCTTCTGATAAATAA